In one window of Oncorhynchus gorbuscha isolate QuinsamMale2020 ecotype Even-year linkage group LG23, OgorEven_v1.0, whole genome shotgun sequence DNA:
- the LOC124011566 gene encoding neurite extension and migration factor-like, with amino-acid sequence MMELGGVSYLTEECLLQATPTCLGCFMETRDPALIHDPAPVHDPAPIHDPAPIHDPAPIHDPGPTTPDLDREAGLVSHQDLEAASCPISEIRSINIPCLSQAGEVIEVLGEPLLPDQLLSFSMTKTCHATALTTALVTANDKTGDNGEKTEAEDPTTKNLYEGLLLDTMNREEGLLLDKMNREEGLLLDKMNREEGLLLDKVNVEEMLLLDKVNGGGVLLLDKVNGEKVLLLDKVPREEVLLLDKMNREEVLLLDKVKGEEVLLSDKVSGGEVLLLDKVNREEVLLLDKVKGEEVLLSDKVSGEEVLLANAGQDWGYFESFISESKMELLDLCSKTDLSVNLFSEDDVDNLFDDDDEDSALSSEMCSLKIRYESFQDNMREKTNVLQEDTQFNFFPSVLVNCAKREDGGKVGDVSPLVGSQGSQGSPLSSTSSVNYLLEFRNSVEEDAEYSDESSCTSSDTLQEVQPGQRRGGGGSAPRGSRRPSDPLDFGLRSKRKVHYSDDFLYDVDSIDSHDKTERIASEKREKVPVEQRVEDVDWCPKKRRKFSRKEPPVITKYIIINRFKGQRRMSVNLGRLDPAGDAAVSLDPAGENHYSSLSPLKDFWQERRREREEQLRLASRDKQHLNRRRHHPFSSMHPKRKYKIANRLCVQRIPQTGEGSAAAQDSGSTPSVSDQAVTTEEGGGGRAPLEPQDITHTGTTKRSRTQEREERDGRRTGGGKTGRIRKFKSQARLSSNKTMKEGGAGRRAEGESVMNGVADAGTAADAGVLTNQEAAGSVRVADISSNTPSPPFSSLDPTNQQSFPFTSSSCASVLISSDQAVPSGEREEEVSVIPGGYLQTLLDSSDSSRRVGITYYPQHPPTQNYPPGLSLEEKQPPRQNYPPGLSLEEKQPPRQNYPPGLSLEEKQPPGRTIPGSLSRGETAPRQDYPPGLSLEEKQPPGRTIPLVSL; translated from the exons ATGATGGAGTTGGGGGGTGTGTCCTATCTGACAGAGGAGTGTCTTTTACAAGCCACGCCCACCTGCCTTGGGTGCTTCATGGAGACCCGGGACCCCGCACTTATCCATGACCCCGCCCCTGTCCATGACCCCGCCCCTATCCATGACCCTGCCCCTATCCATGACCCCGCTCCTATCCATGACCCCGGCCCCACGACTCCTGACCTTGACCGCGAGGCAGGGCTGGTAAGCCACCAGGACTTGGAGGCTGCTTCCTGCCCTATCTCTGAAATCCGCAGCATCAATATCCCATGTCTGAGCCAGGCTGGGGAGGTCATAGAGGTCCTCGGGGAGCCGCTCCTGCCAGACCAGCTTCTCAGCTTCTCCATGACCAAAACCTGCCACGCCACCGCCCTCACTACCGCCCTCGTTACCGCTAACGACAAGACAGGAGACaacggagagaagacagaggcagAGGATCCCACGACCAAGAATCTGTATGAGGGCCTCCTATTGGACAcgatgaacagagaggagggcCTCCTATTGGacaagatgaacagagaggagggcCTCCTATTGGacaagatgaacagagaggagggcCTCCTATTGGACAAAGTGAATGTGGAGGAAATGCTGCTATTGGACAAGGTCAACGGGGggggagtgttgctattggacaaagTGAATGGGGAGAAGGTGCTGCTATTGGACAAGGTCCCCAGGGAGgaagtgttgctattggacaagatgaacagagaggaggtcCTCTTATTGGACAAAGTGAAAGGGGAGGAGGTGCTGCTATCGGACAAGGTCAGCGGGGGGgaagtgttgctattggacaaagTGAACAGAGAGGAGGTCCTCTTATTGGACAAAGTGAAAGGGGAGGAGGTTCTGCTATCGGACAAGGTCAGCGGTGAGGAGGTCCTTCTGGCCAATGCGGGTCAGGACTGGGGTTACTTCGAGTCGTTTATCAGTGAGTCCAAGATGGAGCTGCTGGACCTGTGTTCTAAGACCGACCTGTCAGTCAACCTGTTCTCCGAAGACGACGTTGACAACCTGTTTGACGACGACGACGAGGACTCAGCTCTGAGCAGCGAAATGTGTTCTCTAAAGATCCGCTACGAGTCCTTCCAGGACAACATGAGAGAGAAGACCAACGTCCTGCAGGAGGACACACAGTTCAACTTCTTcccctctgtcctggtcaactgtgccaagagggaggat ggtgggaaggTGGGGGATGTTAGTCCCCTAGTGGGGTCTCAGGGGTCCCAGggttcacccctctcctccacctcctctgtcAACTACTTGCTGGAGTTCAGAAACTCAGTCGAGGAGGACGCGGAGTACAGCGATGAGTCCTCCTGCACCTCCTCGGACACCCTGCAGGAGGTGCAACCGGgccagaggaggggaggaggaggaagtgcaCCCAGGGGTTCCAGGAGACCCTCTGACCCTCTGGACTTCGGCCTGCGCTCCAAAAGGAAGGTCCACTACAGTGACGACTTCCTGTACGACGTCGACTCCATTGACAGCCACGACAAGACCGAGAGAATTGCCtcggagaagagagagaaggttcCGGTGGAACAGAGGGTGGAGGATGTGGACTGGTGCCCCAAGAAGAGACGGAAATTCTCCCGGAAGGAGCCGCCAGTCATCACCAAGTACATAATCATCAACCGCTTCAAAGGACAGAGACGCATGTCTGTGAATCTGGGCAGGCTGGACCCTGCCGGGGACGCTGCCGTGAGCCTGGACCCTGCCGGGGAGAACCactactcctctctgtctccactgaAAGACTtctggcaggagaggaggagggagcggGAGGAGCAGCTGCGGCTGGCGTCCAGAGATAAACAGCATCTGAACAGGCGCCGCCACCACCCCTTTAGTTCCATGCACCCCAAACGGAAATACAAGATAGCCAACAGGCTGTGTGTCCAGAGGATCCCCCAGACAGGGGAGGGATCAGCAGCAGCTCAGGACTCAGGTTCTACCCCCTCTGTCTCTGATCAGGCTGTTACtacagaggaggggggagggggaagagcacCGTTAGAACCACAGGACATCACACACACCGGAACAACCAAGAGGAGCCGcacccaggagagagaggagagggatgggaggaggacgggaggaggGAAAACAGGGAGGATAAGGAAATTCAAGAGCCAAGCCAGGCTGAGCAGTAACAAGACAATGAAAGAGGGAGGAGCAGGTAGGAGAGCGGAGGGGGAGAGCGTGATGAATGGAGTGGCGGATGCCGGTACTGCTGCTGATGCTGGGGTGTTAACCAACCAGGAGGCTGCTGGCAGCGTACGAGTGGCAGACATCAGCTCTAACACACCCagtccccctttctcctccctggATCCCACCAACCAGCAGTCattccccttcacctcctcctcctgcgcctctgtcctcatctcttctGACCAAGCTGTACCttctggggagagggaggaagaggtgtCAGTGATCCCAGGGGGGTACCTGCAGACCCTACTAGATTCCTCAGACTCCTCCAGGAGGGTAGGTATCACCTACTACCCCCAGCATCCCCCCACGCAGAACTatcccccaggtctctctctagAGGAAAAACAGCCCCCCAGGCAGAACTatcccccaggtctctctctagAGGAAAAACAGCCCCCCAGGCAGAACTatcccccaggtctctctctagAGGAGAAACAGCCCCCAGGCAGAACTATCCCCGGGTCTCTCTCTAGAGGAGAAACAGCCCCCAGGCAGGACTatccccctggtctctctctagagGAGAAACAGCCCCCAGGCAGAACTatccccctggtctctctctag